The following coding sequences lie in one Megalodesulfovibrio gigas DSM 1382 = ATCC 19364 genomic window:
- the surE gene encoding 5'/3'-nucleotidase SurE: protein MRILLTNDDGIQAVGLRALYHAFREAGHEVRVVAPVTEQSAVGHAITISLPLRVKEFKEDGFEGLGVYGTPTDCVKLALTALLDPPPDVVVSGINAGANVGVDLLYSGTVSAATEGAFMGYPAIAFSHDCFNPVDLTEQGRYAARLLPTLPWGDLPAKCVLNLNFPDLPVAECKPLILCRHTRVMWEDSYMHRLDPRGRPYYWLTGEIPPEKLSPDTDRALLTAGHITLTPLKFDFTDRDTLALLERRMIVAAPETDASPR, encoded by the coding sequence ATGCGTATTCTGCTGACCAATGACGACGGCATCCAGGCCGTGGGCCTGCGCGCCCTGTATCACGCCTTCCGGGAGGCCGGGCATGAGGTGCGAGTGGTGGCGCCCGTGACCGAACAATCTGCCGTGGGCCATGCCATCACCATCAGCCTGCCCCTGCGGGTGAAGGAGTTCAAGGAAGACGGCTTCGAGGGGCTTGGCGTGTACGGCACGCCCACCGACTGCGTCAAGCTGGCCCTGACGGCCCTGCTGGACCCGCCGCCTGATGTGGTGGTTTCCGGCATCAACGCCGGGGCCAACGTGGGCGTGGATCTGCTGTACTCCGGCACCGTCTCCGCGGCCACGGAAGGGGCCTTCATGGGCTACCCGGCCATCGCCTTTTCCCACGACTGCTTCAATCCCGTGGACCTGACCGAGCAGGGCCGCTATGCCGCGCGGCTGCTGCCCACCCTGCCCTGGGGAGACCTGCCGGCAAAGTGCGTGCTGAACCTGAACTTCCCCGATCTGCCCGTGGCGGAGTGCAAGCCGCTGATCCTGTGCCGGCACACCCGCGTGATGTGGGAAGACTCCTACATGCACCGCCTGGACCCGCGCGGCCGCCCCTACTACTGGCTGACCGGCGAAATTCCACCGGAAAAACTCTCTCCGGATACGGACCGCGCCCTGCTCACCGCCGGCCACATCACCCTGACGCCCTTGAAATTCGACTTCACAGACCGCGACACCCTGGCCCTGCTGGAACGCCGAATGATCGTCGCCGCACCCGAAACGGACGCCAGCCCACGTTGA